In the genome of Lysobacter sp. 5GHs7-4, the window CGTCGTAACGCCGCTGGAGCGTCGCCATGAGCATCGCCATTCCCTTCCTCGCTTTCCTCCTTATTGGTGCGATCTCCGCCTACCACCGGCTGCGTCTGCCGGTCTGGGCCGCACTGACCGCCACCGTGCTGGTCGGCTGCTGGCTGTTCGGCGCCAACCCGACCGCGACCATCGTCGCCGCGGCGATCGTGGCGCTGATCGCGGTGCCGCTGCTGATCCCGCAAATCCGCCTGCCGCTGATCACCAAGCCGCTGCTGGGCTTCTACACCAAGATCCTGCCGCCGCTGTCGGAGACCGAGCGCACCGCGCTGGAAGCCGGCACGGTCGGCTTCGAGGGCGAACTGTTCTCCGGCAAGCCGGACTGGGATGCGCTGCTGTCGCAGCCCAAGCCCGAACTCAGCGCCGAGGAACAGGCCTTCCTCGACGGTCCGGTCGAAGAGCTGTGCAAGATGACCAACGACTGGGAGATCACCCACGTCCACGCCGATCTGCAGCCGGAGCTGTGGGACTACATCAAGAAGAACAAGTTCTTCGGTCTCAACATTCCCAAGGAGTTCGGCGGCCTGGGCTTCAGCGCGCTGGCCAACCACAAGGTGATCCAGAAGCTGGCCTCGGTCTCCAGCGTGGTCAGCTCCACCGTCGGCGTGCCCAACTCGCTGGGCCCGGCCGAGCTGCTGATGCACTACGGCACCCAGGAACAGAAGGAACACTACCTGCCGCGCCTGGCCGACGGCCGCGAAGTGCCCTGCTTCGGCCTCACCGGCCCCTGGGCCGGTTCGGACGCCACCTCGATTCCGGATTACGGCATCGTCACCATGGGCGACTGGAACGGCGCGCGCGTGGTCGGCGTCAAGCTGACCTTCGACAAGCGCTACATCACCCTGGCGCCGGTCGCGACCCTGATCGGCCTGGCCTTCCGCATGTACGACCCGGACGGCCTGATCGGCGACAAGCGCGACATCGGCATCACCCTGGCGCTGCTGCCGCGCGACACCGCCGGCGTCGAAGTCGGCCGCCGCCACTTCCCGCTCAACAGCACCTTCCAGAACGGCCCGATCCACGGCAAGGAAGTCTTCATCCCGCTCAGCCAGCTGATCGGTGGCGAAGCCTACGCCGGCAAGGGCTGGCAGATGCTGGTCGAGTGCCTGTCGATCGGCCGCTCGATCACCCTGCCCTCCACCGGCAGCGGCGGCGCCAAGATGGGCGCGATCGTCACCGGCGCCTACGCGCGCATCCGCAAGCAGTTCGGCCTGTCGGTCGGCCGCTTCGAGGGCGTCGAGGAAGCGCTGGCGCGCATCGCCGGCCATGCCTACGCGGTCAGCGCGTTGTCGCAGGCCACCGCCGCCGCGGTCGCGCGCGGCGAGAACCCGGCCGTGCCGTCCACCATCGCCAAGTACCACTGCACCGAGATGGCGCGCGAAGTGGCCAAGGACGTGATGGACATCCACGGCGGCAAGGGCATCATCCTGGGGCCGAAGAACTACGCCGGCCGTAACTGGCAGGCGCTGCCGATCATGATCACGGTCGAGGGCGCC includes:
- a CDS encoding acyl-CoA dehydrogenase, with the translated sequence MSIAIPFLAFLLIGAISAYHRLRLPVWAALTATVLVGCWLFGANPTATIVAAAIVALIAVPLLIPQIRLPLITKPLLGFYTKILPPLSETERTALEAGTVGFEGELFSGKPDWDALLSQPKPELSAEEQAFLDGPVEELCKMTNDWEITHVHADLQPELWDYIKKNKFFGLNIPKEFGGLGFSALANHKVIQKLASVSSVVSSTVGVPNSLGPAELLMHYGTQEQKEHYLPRLADGREVPCFGLTGPWAGSDATSIPDYGIVTMGDWNGARVVGVKLTFDKRYITLAPVATLIGLAFRMYDPDGLIGDKRDIGITLALLPRDTAGVEVGRRHFPLNSTFQNGPIHGKEVFIPLSQLIGGEAYAGKGWQMLVECLSIGRSITLPSTGSGGAKMGAIVTGAYARIRKQFGLSVGRFEGVEEALARIAGHAYAVSALSQATAAAVARGENPAVPSTIAKYHCTEMAREVAKDVMDIHGGKGIILGPKNYAGRNWQALPIMITVEGANIMTRSLMIFGQGAILCHPWVLKEMKAAMLPDKKEALREFDKNLFGHIGFAISNAVRSWWYGLTGARIGAAPGDTYTRRYYRKLNRYSATLAVMADTSMLLLGGKLKFKESLSGRLGDVLSQLYIASSMLKRYEDEGRPVGDQPLLAWAFHDAVHKIELALSGALRNFPIRPVGWLLWALIFPWGRRAQAPSDRLGHRAAALLMSPNDARDRLAEGVFTTPCANNPAGRVNSYLQKVILAEPVERKFLKALKNSDIEALDFASQLDEGVREGWITAEERKQLEELREMTIDAISVDDFDTEELRSAGYRNLRDRGHDDARAAA